The following are encoded in a window of Bradyrhizobium sp. WBOS07 genomic DNA:
- a CDS encoding gamma-glutamyltransferase family protein, giving the protein MPHQFSLNQTVRKPAVTSKGGIVASQSRRAAEVGAQVLAAGGDCVDAVVATTMALNVLEPWNSGIGGGGAMVLFRAKENRYEVIDYGMCAPQSLRVADYPLSGEGAASDLFPWPRVKDDRNIHGPGSIAVPGVVAGMEEAHRRYAKMPWKDLVAPAARLAGEGLLVDWWTTVTISGSAADLRRYPASAAAFLKDGLPPSAPWGIKAETRLPQDTLKATLSHLAEAGPRDFYHGDLARSIASDVKADGGSLSVEDLAAFRAHVREPLAIPYRGGKVYATPELTAGPTMAHALRLLQLSLTPAGAPDAAAYAEYAIALQAAFRERLKDMGDADGKRSLGAEYLAPACTTHFSVVDRHGNIAAVTQTLLSSFGSRYVTPHTGIAMNNGIMWFDPTPGTTNSLAPGQRCLCNYTPVIAETGDGKRLAVGASGGRRILPSVLQLVSFAMDYGMDLDAAIHQPRIDASEGAVVIGDARLPEDVRKTLAARFDYEETRVQTLPQKFACPSVVMREGDTNFGAVEIFQPWADAVAEA; this is encoded by the coding sequence ATGCCTCATCAGTTCAGCCTCAACCAAACCGTCCGCAAACCCGCCGTCACGTCCAAGGGCGGCATCGTCGCCTCGCAATCGCGGCGGGCGGCCGAAGTCGGGGCGCAGGTGCTGGCGGCGGGCGGCGACTGCGTCGACGCGGTCGTGGCCACGACCATGGCGCTGAACGTGCTCGAGCCCTGGAACAGCGGCATCGGCGGCGGTGGTGCGATGGTGCTCTTCCGCGCCAAGGAAAATCGCTACGAGGTGATCGATTACGGCATGTGCGCGCCGCAGAGCCTGCGCGTCGCCGACTATCCGCTCAGCGGCGAAGGCGCTGCGTCCGATCTCTTCCCCTGGCCGCGGGTGAAGGACGATCGCAACATCCACGGTCCCGGTTCGATCGCGGTGCCTGGCGTCGTCGCCGGGATGGAGGAGGCACATCGCCGCTACGCCAAGATGCCGTGGAAGGATCTGGTCGCGCCGGCAGCCAGGCTCGCCGGCGAAGGCCTGCTGGTCGATTGGTGGACCACGGTGACGATCTCGGGCTCGGCCGCCGATCTCAGGCGCTATCCCGCCAGCGCGGCCGCATTCCTGAAGGACGGCCTGCCGCCGAGCGCGCCATGGGGCATCAAGGCCGAGACGCGGCTGCCGCAGGACACGCTGAAAGCGACGCTGTCGCATCTCGCCGAGGCCGGGCCGCGCGACTTCTACCACGGCGATCTCGCCCGGAGCATTGCCTCCGACGTCAAGGCCGACGGCGGTTCGCTGTCGGTCGAGGACCTCGCCGCCTTCCGTGCGCATGTGCGCGAGCCGCTGGCGATCCCGTATCGCGGCGGCAAGGTGTATGCGACGCCCGAGCTCACGGCCGGGCCCACCATGGCGCACGCGCTGCGCCTGTTGCAGCTGAGCCTGACGCCGGCAGGCGCGCCGGACGCGGCCGCCTATGCCGAATATGCAATCGCTCTGCAGGCGGCCTTCCGCGAGCGGCTCAAGGACATGGGCGATGCCGACGGCAAACGCTCGCTCGGCGCCGAATATCTGGCGCCGGCCTGCACCACGCATTTCTCCGTGGTCGACCGCCACGGCAACATCGCCGCGGTGACGCAGACGCTGCTCTCGTCCTTTGGCTCGCGATATGTGACGCCGCACACCGGCATCGCCATGAACAACGGCATCATGTGGTTCGATCCGACGCCCGGCACCACCAACTCGCTCGCGCCCGGCCAGCGCTGCCTCTGCAACTATACGCCCGTCATCGCCGAGACCGGGGACGGCAAGCGCCTCGCGGTCGGCGCATCCGGCGGCCGCCGCATCCTGCCGTCGGTGCTGCAGCTCGTCTCGTTCGCGATGGATTACGGCATGGACCTCGATGCCGCGATCCATCAGCCGCGCATCGACGCCAGCGAAGGCGCGGTGGTGATCGGCGATGCTCGTCTGCCGGAGGACGTGCGCAAGACCCTGGCCGCGCGCTTCGACTATGAAGAGACCCGCGTGCAGACGCTACCGCAGAAATTCGCCTGCCCGAGCGTGGTGATGCGCGAGGGCGACACGAATTTCGGCGCGGTCGAGATCTTCCAGCCCTGGGCCGACGCGGTCGCGGAAGCCTGA
- a CDS encoding ABC transporter substrate-binding protein: MKRFGLAAVAALALATVVPASAQQVLKVGSTPTGVPFTFLDTKTNTIQGIMVDLITEVGKDAGFNVQIEPMQFSALIPSLTSSKIDIIAAAMFITPPRKEVVDFSDPIYSYGEGLVVPKTDTKAYATQDDLKGATVGAQVGTAFVDALKKTGLFAEVKAYDTIPDILRDVNTGRLKAGYADYPILAYNLKQGGFPEVRLVDGYKPVTVGSVGIGVRKGEAALLGKINASLAKLKANGTIEKILDKWGLKAQG, from the coding sequence ATGAAGCGTTTTGGTCTGGCCGCGGTCGCGGCACTCGCACTTGCCACTGTCGTGCCGGCTTCGGCGCAACAGGTGCTGAAGGTCGGCTCGACGCCGACGGGCGTTCCCTTCACCTTCCTCGACACCAAGACCAACACCATCCAGGGTATCATGGTCGATCTCATCACCGAGGTCGGCAAGGATGCCGGCTTCAACGTGCAGATCGAGCCGATGCAGTTTTCGGCGCTGATCCCGTCGCTGACCTCGAGCAAGATCGACATCATTGCCGCCGCGATGTTCATCACGCCGCCGCGCAAGGAGGTCGTCGACTTCTCCGACCCGATCTACAGCTACGGCGAAGGCCTCGTGGTGCCGAAGACCGACACCAAGGCCTACGCCACCCAGGACGATCTGAAAGGCGCGACGGTCGGTGCCCAGGTCGGCACCGCCTTCGTCGACGCATTGAAGAAGACCGGTCTGTTCGCCGAGGTGAAGGCCTACGACACCATTCCCGACATCCTGCGCGATGTGAACACCGGCCGCCTCAAGGCCGGCTATGCCGATTATCCGATCCTCGCCTACAATCTGAAGCAGGGCGGCTTCCCCGAGGTGCGCCTGGTCGACGGCTACAAGCCGGTCACGGTCGGCTCGGTCGGCATCGGCGTGCGCAAGGGCGAAGCTGCGCTGCTCGGCAAGATCAACGCCTCGCTGGCGAAGCTGAAGGCCAACGGCACCATCGAGAAGATCCTGGATAAATGGGGCCTGAAGGCCCAGGGTTGA
- a CDS encoding D-amino acid dehydrogenase translates to MKVLILGSGVIGVTSAYYLARAGHEVTVVDRQPEPALETSFANAGEVSPGYSSPWAGPGVPVKAVKWLLMKHGPLVIRPKLDPVMWVWLLKMLRNCTSARYAVNKSRMIPIAEYSRDALRDLRRDIGIQYDERAQGTLQLFRYQAQLDGTAEDIAVLKQYGVPFEVLSREGCIAVEPALAGVKEKFVGGLRLPQDETGDCHMFTQALAKHAEALGVRFLFNTSIDRIVTEGARVSGVATGAGMLQADAYVLALGSWSSRLVAPLGISLPVYPVKGYSITVPIKDASGAPESTVMDESYKVAITRLGDRIRVGGTAEISGYSDKLYDARRATLDHSLTDLFPRGGDLTKATFWSGLRPMTPDGPPVIGRTHYANLHLNTGHGTLGWTMSCGSGRVLADMLSGKKPDIDVSALSVERYKHRFG, encoded by the coding sequence GTGAAAGTTCTGATCCTCGGCAGCGGTGTCATCGGTGTCACCTCTGCCTACTACCTCGCACGTGCCGGCCACGAGGTGACGGTCGTCGACCGTCAGCCCGAGCCGGCACTGGAGACCTCTTTCGCCAATGCCGGCGAGGTGTCGCCCGGCTATTCCTCGCCCTGGGCCGGCCCCGGCGTGCCGGTGAAGGCAGTCAAGTGGCTGTTGATGAAGCACGGCCCGCTGGTGATCCGGCCGAAGCTCGATCCCGTGATGTGGGTCTGGCTGCTCAAGATGCTGCGCAACTGCACCAGCGCACGCTATGCGGTCAACAAGAGCCGGATGATTCCGATCGCCGAATACAGCCGCGACGCCTTGCGCGATCTGCGCCGCGACATCGGCATCCAGTATGACGAGCGCGCGCAAGGCACGCTGCAGCTGTTCCGCTACCAGGCCCAGCTCGACGGCACCGCCGAGGACATCGCCGTGCTCAAGCAATATGGCGTGCCATTCGAGGTGCTGAGCCGCGAGGGCTGCATCGCGGTCGAGCCGGCGCTGGCCGGCGTCAAGGAGAAGTTCGTCGGCGGGCTGCGCCTGCCGCAGGACGAGACCGGCGACTGCCACATGTTCACGCAGGCGCTGGCCAAACATGCCGAAGCGCTCGGCGTGCGCTTCCTGTTCAACACCTCGATCGATCGTATCGTCACCGAGGGCGCGCGCGTCAGCGGCGTTGCGACCGGCGCCGGGATGTTGCAGGCCGACGCCTACGTGCTCGCGCTCGGCAGCTGGTCGTCGCGGCTGGTCGCGCCGCTCGGCATCTCGCTGCCGGTCTATCCGGTGAAGGGCTATTCGATCACGGTGCCGATCAAGGACGCCTCCGGCGCACCGGAATCGACCGTGATGGACGAAAGCTACAAGGTCGCGATCACGCGATTGGGCGATCGCATCCGCGTCGGCGGCACCGCGGAAATCTCCGGCTATTCGGACAAGCTCTACGATGCGCGCCGTGCCACGCTCGATCATTCGCTGACCGACCTGTTCCCGCGCGGCGGCGATCTCACCAAGGCGACATTCTGGAGCGGCCTGCGCCCGATGACGCCGGACGGCCCGCCCGTGATCGGCCGGACGCATTACGCCAATCTCCACCTCAACACCGGCCACGGCACGCTCGGCTGGACCATGTCCTGCGGCTCGGGCCGCGTGCTCGCCGACATGCTGTCGGGCAAGAAGCCGGACATCGACGTCAGTGCGTTGTCGGTCGAGCGGTACAAGCACCGGTTCGGATGA
- a CDS encoding sorbosone dehydrogenase family protein, giving the protein MSYFTYGRLRACAWALAVVLGLISVASSEPVRRSGYAIGADTCGNGDLAFPSIQIDMMAGFCAGLVASEEDRLKFPRSIVQVPGRELFVVADMGGWGHSDGRLLLLDPRAPQGGRLKELLGGIEYPFGLAIGPDKKLYASTAETIFRFDPLADDPRATVETIIRHMPGRRIKLPGGTRLEDSAHPLKQFVFDRNGRLFVNVGSHSDDCITPAPITKPCAAAGGAAALASIWLFAPPAGGVFPALNPGDPDPPHTVYARGLRNSMALALHPNFPDAGYAFLQGENSRDLPDIFKPNEEINAIVQGGHYGWPYCYDLSTPSPEFRSVLQSGPYKSFCTAGALYKPPFTLLPPHGAPLAMLYYRGAKFPELEGKLLVGLHGYRPTGSRVLVYDVDDRGFPRPSPAPVRYHVSCAAEPTRSFQTEAGDVAAAPFDELIAGWHRVNGARPQGAPVGMTVAEDGAIWLVEDKNRSVIRIDRAAGDPPPPLPCDTRSEAMIDQLAAFVARDAQNSARLTTLRKGLVERHCVGCHSDFGLKPGQSEAEKDGAVLRFMLAQDGWIYPGDPASGRLRTRLRGIGAEKLMPPGGENLPKTEPGYARLLDTMDLLVAKMVPGTRMRIKPGPPQRKFFGKTGKECGEIPAGKVVVVTQSSAVDKLGFSRFFRPADPYLNGECTDGDGYYIRQEFLVPVQ; this is encoded by the coding sequence GTGAGCTATTTCACATATGGGAGGCTGCGCGCATGTGCATGGGCGCTTGCTGTCGTGCTCGGGCTCATTTCGGTGGCGTCATCGGAGCCGGTCCGCCGCAGCGGCTATGCGATTGGCGCGGACACTTGCGGCAACGGCGATCTCGCTTTCCCCAGCATCCAGATCGACATGATGGCTGGATTTTGCGCCGGACTCGTCGCCAGCGAGGAGGATCGCCTCAAGTTTCCGCGGTCGATCGTCCAGGTTCCGGGCCGCGAGCTGTTCGTGGTGGCCGACATGGGCGGCTGGGGCCACAGCGACGGACGGCTGCTGCTGCTCGATCCGCGCGCGCCGCAGGGCGGGCGGCTCAAGGAGCTTCTCGGGGGAATCGAATATCCGTTCGGCCTCGCGATCGGTCCGGACAAGAAGCTCTACGCCTCCACCGCCGAAACGATCTTCCGGTTCGATCCGCTCGCGGACGATCCGCGCGCCACGGTCGAAACCATCATCCGTCACATGCCCGGCCGCCGGATCAAATTGCCCGGCGGCACCAGGCTCGAGGACAGCGCGCATCCGCTCAAGCAGTTCGTCTTCGACAGGAACGGGCGGCTGTTCGTCAATGTCGGCTCGCACAGCGACGACTGCATCACGCCGGCTCCGATCACAAAACCTTGCGCTGCGGCCGGGGGCGCTGCCGCCCTGGCCTCGATCTGGTTGTTCGCGCCGCCCGCGGGCGGCGTCTTCCCCGCGCTGAACCCCGGCGATCCCGATCCGCCGCACACCGTCTATGCGCGCGGCCTGCGCAACTCGATGGCGCTGGCGCTGCATCCGAATTTCCCTGATGCCGGCTACGCCTTCCTGCAGGGCGAGAACAGCCGCGACCTGCCCGACATCTTCAAGCCGAACGAGGAGATCAACGCGATTGTGCAGGGCGGGCATTATGGCTGGCCCTATTGCTACGACCTGTCGACGCCGAGTCCCGAATTCAGAAGCGTGCTGCAATCCGGACCCTACAAATCGTTTTGCACGGCAGGCGCGCTCTACAAGCCGCCGTTTACGCTGCTGCCGCCGCACGGTGCGCCGCTCGCGATGCTGTATTATCGCGGCGCCAAATTCCCGGAGCTGGAGGGCAAGCTGCTGGTCGGCCTGCACGGCTATCGCCCGACCGGCAGCCGCGTTCTCGTCTACGACGTCGACGACCGCGGTTTCCCCAGGCCAAGCCCGGCACCGGTGCGCTATCACGTCAGTTGTGCGGCCGAGCCAACGCGCAGCTTCCAGACCGAGGCCGGCGACGTCGCCGCCGCGCCGTTCGACGAACTGATCGCGGGCTGGCACCGCGTCAACGGGGCGCGGCCGCAAGGCGCGCCGGTCGGCATGACGGTCGCAGAGGACGGCGCGATCTGGCTGGTCGAGGACAAGAACCGCAGCGTGATCCGCATCGACCGTGCCGCGGGCGATCCGCCGCCACCGCTGCCGTGCGACACGCGCAGCGAGGCGATGATCGACCAGCTTGCGGCCTTCGTCGCTCGAGACGCGCAGAACAGCGCGCGGCTGACTACGCTGCGCAAAGGCCTTGTCGAGCGGCATTGCGTCGGCTGTCATTCGGACTTCGGCTTGAAGCCGGGACAATCGGAGGCGGAGAAGGACGGCGCTGTGCTCCGCTTCATGCTCGCGCAGGACGGCTGGATCTATCCGGGCGACCCCGCTTCCGGCAGGCTGCGCACACGCCTGCGCGGCATCGGCGCGGAGAAGCTGATGCCGCCGGGCGGCGAGAACCTGCCGAAGACCGAACCCGGCTATGCGCGCCTGCTCGACACCATGGACCTGCTTGTTGCGAAGATGGTTCCGGGCACGCGGATGCGGATCAAGCCCGGCCCGCCGCAGCGCAAGTTCTTTGGCAAGACCGGCAAGGAATGCGGCGAAATACCGGCTGGGAAGGTCGTTGTCGTGACACAAAGCAGCGCTGTAGACAAACTTGGCTTCAGCCGATTCTTCCGGCCGGCCGACCCTTACCTGAACGGCGAGTGCACCGACGGCGATGGCTATTACATCCGGCAGGAGTTTCTGGTGCCTGTGCAGTAG
- a CDS encoding helix-turn-helix domain-containing protein, with protein MRKPAAKPAKRAKSKAVTKPAEPAMDVAVGRRIRDLRRVRQFSLESVAARTELSIGFLSQIERGLSSPSLRVLATLADVLGVGIAALFGASPSADGGSDQVVTRGQQRPELKLWRTGVSKQLLSPASADSKLNLFLVHLEPGGSTGDELYTHDGEEAGLVLEGEMLLTVDSETWSLKRGDSFRFASRRPHRFSNPANDANAVVLWVNCVTGA; from the coding sequence ATGCGCAAACCGGCCGCAAAGCCGGCGAAGCGGGCGAAGTCCAAGGCCGTGACCAAACCGGCGGAGCCCGCGATGGACGTCGCGGTCGGCCGCCGCATCCGGGATCTCAGGCGCGTCAGGCAATTCTCGCTGGAGAGCGTCGCGGCGCGCACCGAGCTGTCGATCGGCTTCCTCAGCCAGATCGAGCGCGGCCTGTCCTCGCCCTCGCTGCGCGTGCTGGCGACGCTCGCCGACGTGCTCGGCGTCGGCATCGCCGCATTGTTCGGCGCCAGCCCGAGCGCCGACGGCGGATCCGACCAGGTGGTGACGCGCGGGCAGCAGCGCCCGGAGCTGAAGCTGTGGCGTACCGGCGTGTCCAAGCAGCTGCTGAGCCCGGCGAGCGCCGACAGCAAGCTCAACCTGTTCCTGGTGCATCTGGAGCCCGGCGGCTCCACCGGCGACGAGCTCTACACCCATGACGGCGAGGAAGCCGGGCTCGTGCTCGAAGGCGAGATGCTGCTGACGGTGGACAGCGAGACCTGGTCGCTGAAGCGAGGCGACAGCTTTCGCTTCGCCAGCCGCCGGCCGCACCGGTTCTCCAATCCGGCGAATGATGCGAACGCCGTGGTGCTGTGGGTGAATTGCGTGACGGGGGCGTAG
- a CDS encoding amino acid ABC transporter permease, translated as MKGFWHDAAEFFPILMSGVALTILVTIGSLLLSTVLGLVWAMMRVSGIKALSMLSASLINVIRGIPIIVLLFYLYFVMPELGVTLSALQAAILGLGIAYSAYQAENFRAGIEAIDKGQIEAAQSIGMGWWLTMRRVVLPQAVRIVLPPYGNVMIMMLKDSSQASTITVAELALQGKLIASSTFKNTSVFTLVALMYLTMSIPLILLVRHFEKRAGKR; from the coding sequence ATGAAAGGGTTCTGGCACGACGCCGCCGAGTTCTTCCCGATCCTGATGAGCGGTGTCGCGCTGACGATCCTCGTCACGATCGGCTCGCTGCTGCTCTCGACGGTGCTCGGTCTCGTCTGGGCGATGATGCGGGTCTCCGGCATCAAGGCGCTGTCGATGCTCAGCGCCAGCCTGATCAACGTGATCCGCGGCATCCCGATCATCGTGCTGTTGTTCTATCTCTACTTCGTGATGCCCGAGCTCGGCGTCACGTTGTCTGCCTTGCAGGCCGCGATCCTCGGGCTCGGCATCGCCTATTCGGCCTATCAGGCGGAAAACTTCCGCGCCGGCATCGAGGCGATCGACAAGGGCCAGATCGAGGCGGCGCAGTCGATCGGCATGGGCTGGTGGCTCACCATGCGCCGCGTGGTGCTGCCGCAGGCCGTGCGCATCGTGCTGCCGCCCTACGGCAACGTCATGATCATGATGCTGAAGGATTCCTCGCAGGCCTCCACCATCACGGTCGCGGAGCTCGCGCTGCAGGGCAAGCTGATCGCGTCCTCAACCTTCAAGAACACCAGCGTGTTCACGCTGGTGGCGCTGATGTATCTCACCATGAGCATTCCGCTGATCCTCCTGGTCCGTCACTTCGAAAAGCGGGCCGGCAAGCGATGA
- a CDS encoding amino acid ABC transporter ATP-binding protein, with translation MIELNDVHKSFGKVEVLKGITASVEKGEVVCIVGPSGSGKSTILRCINGLESYDRGDISIEGLKVDREAPSIVNIRTQVSMVFQRFNLFPHRTALENVIEGPLFVKKEPRAQALERGRALLAQVGLAEKADAHPPQLSGGQQQRVAIARALAMQPKAILFDEPTSALDPELVGDVLGVMRKLADDGMTMVVVTHEMGFARDVADRVLFIDGGIIVEQGAAKTVLNQPQHPRTQDFLRRVLHPL, from the coding sequence ATGATCGAGCTGAACGACGTCCACAAGAGCTTCGGCAAGGTCGAGGTGCTCAAGGGCATCACGGCCTCCGTCGAGAAGGGCGAGGTGGTCTGCATCGTCGGCCCCTCCGGCTCCGGCAAGTCCACCATCCTGCGCTGCATCAACGGGCTGGAAAGCTACGATCGCGGCGACATCAGCATCGAGGGCCTCAAGGTCGACCGCGAGGCGCCGTCGATCGTGAACATCCGCACCCAGGTCTCGATGGTGTTCCAGCGCTTCAACCTGTTCCCGCATCGCACAGCGCTGGAGAACGTGATCGAGGGACCGCTGTTCGTGAAGAAGGAGCCGCGGGCCCAGGCGCTGGAGCGCGGCCGCGCGCTGCTCGCCCAGGTCGGCCTTGCCGAGAAAGCCGATGCGCATCCGCCGCAGCTCTCCGGCGGCCAGCAGCAGCGCGTCGCGATCGCGCGGGCACTCGCGATGCAGCCCAAGGCCATCCTGTTCGACGAGCCGACCTCGGCGCTCGACCCCGAACTGGTCGGTGACGTCCTCGGCGTGATGCGCAAGCTCGCCGACGACGGCATGACCATGGTCGTCGTCACCCACGAGATGGGCTTTGCCCGCGACGTCGCCGACCGCGTGCTGTTCATCGACGGCGGAATCATCGTCGAGCAAGGGGCGGCCAAGACCGTCCTCAATCAACCCCAGCATCCGCGCACGCAGGATTTTCTCCGCCGCGTGCTGCATCCGCTCTGA
- a CDS encoding enoyl-CoA hydratase-related protein has translation MAGVKRARDGAVGILTLDEPASLNAMTPDLLGALAAAIGEMSQDETIRALILTGAGRGFCSGQNLKASEALGEDIAAGVMRFYWPTFKALRECRVPVVVAVNGVAAGGGFSLAMAGDIIVAARSASFIQVFSRIALVPDLGSTWLLPRLIGRQRALELMLLNEPLTAERAQEIGLVRQVVDDAKLMDEALALARRLAEGPTRALVATRLLVEESEHATYEAQFRREIELQATIRKSADAIEGRNAFVEKRKARFTGR, from the coding sequence ATGGCTGGTGTGAAACGGGCGCGGGATGGCGCGGTCGGAATCCTGACGCTCGACGAGCCGGCGAGCCTGAATGCGATGACGCCGGATTTGCTCGGCGCGCTCGCCGCCGCCATCGGCGAGATGTCGCAGGACGAGACTATTCGAGCCCTGATCCTGACCGGCGCGGGACGCGGCTTCTGCTCGGGACAGAACCTGAAGGCTTCGGAGGCGCTGGGCGAAGATATCGCGGCCGGCGTCATGCGTTTCTACTGGCCGACCTTCAAGGCTTTGCGCGAGTGCCGCGTGCCCGTCGTCGTCGCCGTGAACGGGGTGGCGGCCGGCGGCGGCTTCAGCCTCGCCATGGCCGGCGACATCATCGTCGCGGCGCGGTCGGCAAGCTTCATCCAGGTGTTCAGCCGCATCGCGCTGGTGCCCGATCTCGGCTCGACCTGGCTGCTGCCGCGGTTGATCGGCCGGCAGCGCGCGCTCGAGCTGATGCTGCTGAACGAGCCGCTGACGGCAGAGCGTGCCCAGGAGATCGGCCTGGTGCGGCAGGTCGTCGACGACGCGAAGCTGATGGACGAGGCGCTTGCTTTGGCGCGCCGGCTCGCCGAGGGCCCGACGCGCGCTTTGGTCGCAACCCGCCTGCTGGTCGAGGAGAGCGAGCATGCGACCTACGAGGCGCAATTCCGCCGCGAGATCGAGCTCCAGGCCACCATCCGCAAGAGCGCGGATGCGATCGAAGGCCGCAATGCCTTCGTCGAAAAGCGCAAGGCGAGGTTCACGGGGAGGTAG
- a CDS encoding FAD-binding oxidoreductase: MSRLPLPPSLYADTAVAPVATPPLDVDKNVSIAIIGGGYTGLSTALHLAEQGVEALVLEAQEPGWGASGNNGGHTNPGLKHDPDQIEADFGAEVGRRMIEFAYGTTNFTHDLIRRYQIPCEARQNGTLRAAYNEASAAAIEKTAQQCIRRGMPVTYLNREQLRAMTGTDRYIGAMLDTRGGDLHPLSYARGLARAAISAGAKVHGETPALSLRREGSRWRIETPRAIVHADKVLLATNGFTGDLWPALRRTIVPVFSSIAATAPLSDAVARSIMPTRPVLYESGHITVYYRIDQDNRLLMGGRGPMRWIKSPYDVAYLMRYAERLWPQLKGVAWTHGWNSRLAITADHYPHVHEPAESVLISLGCNGRGVALATAMGAQLARRLIGGAKAEIDMPITGIKPIPMHAFWPVGVTTAVIAGRVRDRLGI, encoded by the coding sequence ATGTCGCGCCTGCCCTTGCCGCCCTCGCTCTATGCCGACACCGCCGTCGCGCCGGTGGCAACGCCGCCGCTCGACGTCGACAAGAATGTCTCGATTGCGATTATCGGTGGCGGCTACACCGGGCTTTCGACCGCGCTGCACCTGGCCGAGCAGGGCGTCGAGGCCCTGGTGCTGGAGGCGCAGGAGCCGGGTTGGGGCGCCTCCGGCAACAATGGCGGCCACACCAACCCCGGCTTGAAGCACGATCCCGATCAGATCGAGGCGGATTTCGGCGCAGAGGTCGGCCGCCGCATGATCGAGTTCGCCTACGGCACCACCAACTTCACCCATGATCTGATCCGCCGTTACCAGATCCCGTGCGAGGCCCGGCAGAACGGCACGCTGCGCGCGGCGTACAACGAGGCGAGCGCCGCCGCGATCGAGAAGACCGCGCAGCAATGCATCCGCCGCGGCATGCCGGTGACCTATCTGAACCGCGAGCAGCTCCGCGCGATGACCGGCACCGACCGCTACATCGGCGCCATGCTGGACACGCGCGGCGGCGATCTGCATCCGCTGAGCTACGCCCGCGGCCTCGCGCGCGCCGCGATCTCGGCCGGCGCGAAGGTGCATGGCGAGACGCCGGCGCTGTCGCTGCGCCGCGAGGGCAGCCGTTGGCGCATCGAGACGCCGCGGGCAATCGTGCATGCCGACAAGGTTCTGCTCGCCACCAACGGTTTCACTGGGGATCTCTGGCCGGCGCTTCGCCGCACCATCGTGCCGGTGTTCTCCTCGATCGCCGCCACCGCACCGCTCTCCGATGCGGTGGCGCGCTCGATCATGCCGACGCGTCCGGTGCTCTACGAGAGCGGCCACATCACGGTCTATTACCGCATCGATCAGGACAATCGTCTCCTGATGGGTGGCCGCGGCCCGATGCGCTGGATCAAGTCGCCGTACGATGTCGCCTATCTCATGCGGTATGCGGAGCGGCTATGGCCGCAGCTCAAGGGCGTTGCCTGGACCCACGGCTGGAACAGCCGGCTCGCCATCACCGCGGATCACTATCCCCATGTGCATGAGCCGGCCGAGAGCGTCCTGATCTCGCTCGGCTGCAACGGCCGCGGCGTTGCGCTCGCGACCGCGATGGGCGCGCAGCTCGCGCGCCGGCTGATCGGCGGCGCAAAGGCGGAGATCGACATGCCGATCACGGGCATCAAGCCGATTCCGATGCACGCGTTCTGGCCAGTCGGAGTAACGACCGCTGTGATCGCAGGCCGGGTGCGGGACCGGCTCGGCATCTGA